From a single Lates calcarifer isolate ASB-BC8 linkage group LG12, TLL_Latcal_v3, whole genome shotgun sequence genomic region:
- the LOC108886573 gene encoding LOW QUALITY PROTEIN: serine/arginine-rich splicing factor 6 (The sequence of the model RefSeq protein was modified relative to this genomic sequence to represent the inferred CDS: inserted 2 bases in 1 codon; deleted 2 bases in 2 codons): MKFIGNVGKFSYHVREKDIQRIFFSGYGKLLEIDLKNGYGFVEFEDMRGADDAVYELNGKELCGERVITEHARGPRGDGYGYGGRSGGYSSWNRSGRDKYGPRVRTEHRLIVENLSSRCNWQDLKISQQVALSQPQPRSRSSHSSRSHSWLVKHRAPTLLFHFGSSQSCSKHWSHSRSGLKSQSRSKRQSSRSKSPGKSRSRTRKSXSPSKCKKSHSHSDTCKSRFKSRPKVKVEHESRRGSKEKSSNKKSQSRLCSHSERRNAKRASESPPGTDCQLSCIPLQVLLLIQISLSRLTVSLTNFNN, encoded by the exons ATGAAG TTTATCGGAAATGTCGGCAAGTTTAGCTATCATGTTCGAGAGAAAGACATTCAAAGA ATTTTTTTTAGCGGGTATGGTAAATTATTAGAGATCGACCTGAAAAATGG GTACGGTTTTGTAGAGTTCGAA GACATGCGAGGTGCAGACGATGCAGTGTACGAACTGAATGGAAAGGAGCTGTGTGGGGAGCGAGTCATCACTGAGCATGCCCGTGGACCGAGGGGAGACGGATACGGCTATGGAGGCCGCA GTGGTGGTTACAGCAGCTGGAATCGCTCCGGCAGGGACAAGTACGGGCCACGTGTACGCACTGAACACCGCCTCATTGTGGAGAACCTGTCCAGCAGGTGCAACTGGCAGGACCTCAAG ATCTCGCAGCAGGTGGCACtctcacagccacagccacGAAGCAGAAGTTCTCACAGTTCCAGGTCTCACTCATGGCTAGTCAAGCACCGGGCTCCCACCCT tttatttcactttggcAGTTCTCAGTCATGCAGCAAGCACTGGTCTCACTCCAGGTCAGGACTGAAGTCACAGTCCAGGTCAAAGAGACAGTCTAGCCGCTCTAAATCCCCAGGGAAGTCTCGCTCCCGCACCCGCAAATC CAGTCCCTCTAAGTGCAAAAAGTCCCACTCTCATTCAGACACTTGCAAGTCACGCTTCAAGAGTAGACCAAAGGTCAAAGTGGAACATGAATCCCGAAGAGGTTCCAAAGAGAAATCTTCCAACAAGAAGTCTCAAAGCCGCTTGTGTTCCCattcagagagaagaaatgcaAAACGTGCCTCAGAATCTCCTCCTGGCACGGACTGTCAGCTCTCCTGCATCCCGCTCCAGGTCTTGCTCTTGATCCAGATCAGCCTCTCAAGACTGACTGTTTCTTTAACAAACTTTaacaactga
- the ift52 gene encoding intraflagellar transport protein 52 homolog translates to MEREAHNSVVFSASKRELFNTSNGYKSMQKKLRTQCKIQSMKEELSLEKLKGVKLWITAGPREKFTASELEALKHYLDGGGNILVMLGEGGEIKYDTNINFLLEEFGIMVNNDAVVRNVYYRYFHPKEALVSNGVLNREISRAAGKVVTGIIEDENVGNNTEALTFVYPYGATLSVMKPAVAVLSTGSVCFPLNRPVLAFYQGKEAGKLVVLGSCHMFSDQYIDKEENNKIMDVVLQWLMTDNIQLNQIDAEDPEITDYTMLPDTGCLSEQLRVCLQEGDENPRDFTSLFDMSLFNLSTDTLPQVISAYKQLNVKDEPLQLITPQFEAPLPQLQPAVFPPALGDLPPPMLDLFDLDETFSSEKVRLAQLTNKCTEDDLEFYVRKCGEILGVTPKLDKDQRDAKHILEHIFFQVVEFKKLNQEQDIDNEARFTSL, encoded by the exons ATGGAGAGGGAAGCGCATAATTCCGTGGTCTTCAGTGCTTCAAAAAGAGAACTTTTTAACACCAGCAATGGATACAAATCAATGCAAAAGAAACTACGGACGCAATGTAAAATTCAGAG TATGAAAGAAGAGCTGTCTTTGGAGAAGCTGAAGGGTGTCAAGTTGTGGATAACTGCAGGCCCAAGGGAAAAGTTCACAGCTTCAGAG CTGGAGGCACTGAAGCACTAcctggatggaggaggaaacatCCTGGTCATGCTTGGTGAAGGGGGAGAAATTAAATATGACACAAATATCAACTTCCTTCTGGAGGAGTTTGGAATAATGGTTAACAATG ATGCTGTTGTGAGGAATGTGTATTACAGATACTTCCATCCTAAGGAGGCGCTTGTGTCCAATGGTGTATTGAATAG AGAGATCAGTCGGGCTGCTGGCAAAGTGGTCACAGGAATCATTGAAGATGAAAATGTTGGAAACAATACAGA GGCTCTCACATTTGTGTACCCATATGGTGCCACATTGAGTGTGATGAAGCCTGCTGTGGCTGTTCTTTCAACTGGCTCAGTCTGCTTCCCCCTCAATAGGCCCGTTTTGGCCTTCTATCAAGGAAAG GAGGCTGGCAAGCTGGTCGTGCTGGGTTCCTGCCACATGTTCAGTGACCAATACATAGACAAAGAGGAGAACAATAAAATCATG GATGTTGTGCTTCAGTGGCTCATGACTGATAATATTCAGCTGAACCAGATTGATGCAGAGGACCCAGAG ATAACAGATTACACCATGTTGCCAGACACAGGGTGCTTGTCAGAACAGCTCAGAGTGTGCTTACAGGAGGGTGATGAAAACCCCAGGGATTTCACCTCTCTCTTTGACATGTCTTTGTTCAATTTGTCAACTGACACTTTACCCCAAGTCATCAG TGCTTACAAGCAGCTTAATGTCAAGGATGAGCCACTTCAGCTGATCACGCCACAGTTTGAGGCCCCTCTGCCTCAGCTTCAACCTGCT GTCTTTCCACCTGCCTTGGGTGATTTACCTCCACCCATGCTGGACCTGTTTGATCTAGATGAAACATTCTCTTCTGAGAAAGTGCGCTTAGCACAGTTAACTAATAAAT GTACAGAAGATGATCTTGAATTCTATGTGCGGAAATGTGGTGAAATTCTGGGAGTGACTCCAAAATTGGATAAAGATCAGAGGGATGCCAAGCACATCTTGgaacacattttctttcaggTTGTAGAGTTCAAGAAACTCAATCAG GAGCAGGACATTGACAACGAGGCACGTTTTACCTCATTGTGA